TCGCATTCGCTCATCTTTACCAGATGTCGTGAGCAGACCGTGTCACCGCTTCGGACAGCGCGTTTGTCGGTAAAGCGGCTCATCCTATTGAAGATAAGTTTCAATTTCGAAACCAGTCACGTCAACTATTGACTACCCGACCGGCCGAAGGCAGGGTGACCGCATCGGACACTCGAAGGGAGCCGAAAGTGTCACCCCGAATCCCCCTGCGCCGCCTGGCGGTGCTCACCGCGGCGGGCGTGGGCCTGGCCGCCGGCCTGGTGCCGGTCGCCGCCCAGGCCGAGCCGCCACCGTCCCGCCAGGCCGACTACCAGGCCGCCGCCGAGGAGTACGGCGTACCCGTCGCGGTGCTGCTCGGCGTGTCCTACCTGGAGTCCCGCTGGGACGCCAACGCCGGGACGCCCAGCACCTCCGGCGGTTACGGCCCGATGCACCTTACCGATGCCACCTACGTGGCCGCGCAGCCCACCGCCGTTCCGGAGAACGTCGAGCCGGCCGTGCCCGAGGACGCCCGCGGTGACGACAGCCGCCCCAAGGCCGCCGGGCACCCGACGGACGCCCCGCCGCCCGCCGAGGCGGCGCTGCACACCCTGCCGGCTGCCGCGGCGCTGACCGGGCTGAGCGCCGAGGCGCTGCGCACCGACCCCGTCGCCAACATCCGGGGCGGCGCCGCGCTGCTGGCGTCGTACCAGCAGCAGCTGGACGGCCCGCGCGGCGCCGACAGCGACCCGAACGCCTGGTACGCCGCGGTGGCCCGCTACTCCGGCGCCGACAACGAGCAGGCCGCCGCCGCGTTCGCCGACGAGGTCTACGCGACGCTGCGCGACGGTGCCAGCCGCACCACCGACGAGGGCCACCCGCTCGCCCTGCCCGGCCGCGGCGTCAACCCGGTCAAGGAGTGGCTGTCCCGGCTCGGCCTGCCCCGGCTGGAGCGGCCGGACGGCATCGAGTGCCCGATCGACATCTCCTGCGAATCGCTGCCCGCGCCCTACCAGGCGTTCGGCGACGGCGACTACGGCAACCACGACCTGGGCAACCGGCCGCAGTCGCAGCGCATCGAGTACATCGTCATCCACGACACCGAGGGAAGCTGGGCCACCACCCTGCGGCTCATCTCCGACCCGACGTACGTGAGCTGGCACTACACCCTGCGCTCGGTCGACGGGCACATCGCCCAGCACGTGAAGTCGAAGAACGTCGCCTGGCACGCGGGCAACTGGTTCGTCAACGCCAAGGCGATCGGCCTGGAGCACGAGGGCTTCGCCGCGCACGGCGGCTGGTACACCGAGGCGCTCTACCGCACCTCCGCGAAGCTGGTGCGGCACCTGGCGCTGCGGCTCGGCATCCCGCTGGACCGCAACCACATCATCGGCCACGACAACGTGCCCGGCACCATCTCGTCGACGATCTCCGGCATGCACTGGGACCCGGGCCCGTACTGGGACTGGGCGCACTACTTCGAGCTGCTCAAGGCGCCGTTCCGGGGCCTGCCGGAGCCGCTGGCCGGGCACGCCGGGCTGGTCACGCTCAACCCCGACTACGCCACCAACAAGCCCGCCTTCACCGGCTGCACCGGCGCGGGGACCAACCCGTGCCCGGCCCGCTCCAGCTCCTCGGTGATCCTGCGTACCGCGCCGAACCTCACCGCGCCGCTGGTGCGCGACCCGGGCCGGTGCGGCACCAAGGCCAGCACCATGACGGTCAGCGACCACTGCGCGCGGGGCTCCGCCGGGCAGACCTTCGCCGTCGCCGAGCGCACCGCCGAGTGGACCGCGATCTGGTACCTCGGCCAGAAGGCCTGGTTCCGCAACGCCGACGCCGGCCCGCTGTGGAACACCGGCTTCCTGGTCGAGCCGAAACCGGGCCTGGCGAGCATCCCGGTGTTCGGGCGGGCCTACCCGGAGGCGGCGGCATACCCGGCGGGCGTGCCCGTGCAGGCGGTCAGCGCGTACACGCAGTACACGATCGCGGCGGGCCAGCGCTACGCGGCCGGTCCGGTGCTGACGAGCGAGTACTACCGGGCCAGCACGTTCGACTGGTCGTCGCCCGGCGACGGCACCGTCATCCGCGGCGACACGCAGTACGTGCAGATCCAGTTCGGCCACCGCATCGGGTACGTGAAGCGCGACGACGTGGTGATCCGCCCGGCCGTCGTCTACTGACCCACCGCAACGGAGAAGGGCTCCCCGCGATCCGCGGAGAGCCCTTCTTTCACGCTCGTCGTCAGCTCGGGCGTACGTACCCGGCGACCGGCATGTACTTGATGTACGCCATGCGGACCACGTCGCCGGTGTGCGGCGCGTGCACCATGACCCGCTCGCCGCCCACGGTGCCGACGTAGATGCCGACATGGTGCAGGTCGCTGAAGAAGAAGACCAGGTCACCGACCCTGGCGTTGGCCGCGCTGACCCGGGTGCCCTCGCCCCACTGGTCCTTGGTGTAGTGCGACAGGCTCACCCCGGCCTGCTTCCACGCCTGCTGGGTGAGGCCGGAGCAGTCGAAGGTGTTCGGGCCCGCGCTGCCCCACACGTACTTCTTGCTGATCTGCTTGCAGGCCCAAGCCGCGGCGATCTGGCCCTTGCCGCTGCCCATCTGCGCCGGGCAGGCACTGCCGATCTTCAGCGAGCCGCCGGGGGCGCCCGAGCCGTAGGCCCGCGTGCGCAGCTTCTGCAGCTCCGTCATCTGCGCCTCGATGACCTTCTTCTTGGCCGCCATGTCGGCGTCCTTGGCCTTCTGCTCGGCGATCGCGGCGTCCAGCGCCGACTTCTCGACGTCGTACTTCGCCTTGGCCTCGGTCGTCGCGGCGATCTGCTGCTGCTTGTCGTGGGCCAGGTACTCCAGGATCATCAGCTGGTCGGCGAACTGCTTCGGCGAGCCGCCGGACAGCATCGCGTTCACCTGGGCGCTGCGGCCGCCCTTGTAGTACTCGGCGGCGATGACGCCGACGCGGGTGCGGGTGACCTCGACGGTGAGCCGCAGCGGCGACAGCTTCTGCTCGATCGCCGTCGCCTTCTTCTGCAGCTTCTTCAGGTCGCTGTGGACCTTGTTGTACTCCTCGATCAGCGGTTCGAGCTTCTCCCAGGTCTTGCTGATCTCAGCTTCGATCTCGGCGATCGTGTCCGGCTCGGCATGCGCGGGCAGCGCCGGCGCGAGGCCGACGAGCAGCGCGGCGACCAGCACGAGCACGCGGGTGAGCGAACGCGACGCGGTACGGAGGGGGGACACCGGAGCTCCTTTTCCGCCTACCGCGACCGGGCGAAGGAGGGGAGCCCTGTCAGCGGTGTCCGGTGCGGGGTCGCGAGGGGTCACGGCCCGGCGTACGCACCAGACGGACACCAACCCTAGAAAACAAGGTGAGCCGGTTTCAAGCCGCCGACAGGACAACTTCGCTGAGCTGCGCGAATGTCACGCAGCGTGCCCCAGCAGACCCGCGTTCACGCAGCCGGCGCCATGATCGCGTTCAGCACGTCGTCCAGCGTGACCACGCCCACCGGCACCTGTCCCTCGCTCACCAGCACGATGTGGCGACGCTCGCGGCGCATCGACAGCAGCAGCTCGGCCAGCGAGCGGTCCGGCGGCACGATCGCCAGCGGCCGGATCAGCCCGCCGGGGATCGGCTCGCGGCGGCTCGCGCCCTCCATGCCCAGCACGTCCTTGATGTGCACGAAGCCCAGCACCCGCCGGCTCCCCCGCGACACCACCGGGAAGCGGGACCGCCCGGTGCGCGTCGCCAGCACCTCCAGCGTCGCCGGAGAGGTGTCGTCGGTGACGCTGGTGACCGACGACCACGGCCGCAGTGCGTCCGCCGCCGTCCGCTGGTTCAGGGCCAGCGCGCCCGCGATCCGCGCATGCTGCTCCGGGTCCAGCAGGCCCTCGGTGTGCGCCTGGGCCACCAGCCCGGCCAGCTCCTCCGCCGTGAACACGGTCTTCACCGCGTCGGCCGCCTCGATCCGCCACAGCCGCAGCACCTGCCGCGCCGCCCACTTCATCGCCACCAGCAGCGGCTTGGTCGCCACGCAGAAGGCCAGCATCGGCGGGCCCAGCCACAGCACGCTCGCCTCGGGACCGGCCAGGGTGATGTTCTTCGGCACCATCTCGCCGATCACCGTGTGCAGGAAGACCACGATGAGCAGGGCGATCACGAACGCGGTGGGATGCAGCATGTTCTGCGGCAGACCGAGCGCACCGAACGGCTTCTCGATGAAGTGCGCCAGCGCCGGCTCCGCGATCGCGCCCAGCGCCAGCGAGCACAGCGTGATGCCGAGCTGCGCGCCCGCGATCATCAGCGGGATCTGGTTCATCGCGGACAGCGCCCACTTCGCGGGGCGCGAGGTCTGCGCCTTCGGCTCGATGACGGTACGCCGGGACGCGATCAGCGCGAACTCGGCGCCGACGAAGAACGCGTTGCCGAGCAGCAGCCCGACCGTGATGAGCAGCTCAGTCATCGTCGTCGCCCGCCAGCCGCACCAGGCGCACCTGCTCCACCCGGTGCCGGTCCATCTCCACCACCGTGAACTCCCAGTCGTTGGCCAGCACCGTGTCGCCGACCCCCGGGATCCGGCCCAGCTCCGCCATCAGGAAGCCGGCGAGCGTCTCGTACGGGCCCTCCGGCAGCCGGAAGCCCGTCTGCTCGTCCAGCTCGTCCTCGCGCAGCATGCCGTCGACCAGCCAGGTGCGCACGCCGCCCGGCACGGTCACCTCGACCGAGCCGGACTCCTCCTCCTCGGCGGTGTCGTGCTCGTCGGCGATCTCCCCGACCAGCTCCTCCACGAGGTCCTCGATGGTCACCACGCCGTCCGTGCCGCCGTACTCGTCGACCACGATGGCGAAGTCGGACCGGCCCGCGCGCAGCGCCGCCACCACCTTGTCCAGGTCCAGCGAGCCCGGCACCAGCACCGGCTCCCGGGCCACCGCGGCGACCGTGGTCAGCGCGCGCCGGGCCGGGGGCACGGCCAGCGCGTCGTTGACCGACACCACACCCGTGACCGTGTCCAGTGTCTGCTCGTACACCGGGAACCGGCTGTGCCCGGTCTCGCGTACCGCCTCGAACAGCTCGGCGACCGTCGCCGAGCCGGACAGCCCCACCACGTCGATGCGCGGCGTCATCGCCTCGGCCGCGTGCTTGTCGCTGAACCGCACCGTGCGCTGCAGCAGCAGCGCCGTCTCCGTCGGCAGCGCGCCGGCCTGCGCCGAGATCGCCGCCAGCAGCCCCAGCTCCTCCGGCGAGCGGGCGCTGGCCAGCTCCTCCTGCGGCTCGATGCCCATCCGGCGCACCAGCCAGTTCGCCGTCTCGTTCAGTGCGTTGATCAGCAGCTTGAAGACGTTGGAGAAGACCCGCATCGGCCCCGCCGTGCGCAGCGCCACCGGCATCGGCCGCGACAGCGCCGCGTTCTTCGGCACCAGCTCGCCGAACAGCATCGAGAACAGGGTCGCGATGCCCAGCGAGATCGCGTGGCTCCAGCCCGCGGACAGGCCCATCGGCTCGACCAGCGGCCGCAGCGCGGGCTCGGCGAGGTAACCGGTCAGCAGCGCGGTCAGCGTGATGCCGAGCTGCGCCCCCGACAGCTGGAACGACAGCTCGCGCAGCGCCCGGCGCACCGTCCGCGCCGGACGCTCACCCCGCTCCGCCCGCGTGTCGATCTCCGCCCGGTCGACCGTGACGAGCGCGAACTCGGCCGCCACGAAGAACGCCGTGCCGAGGGTGAGCAGGACGAACAGCAGGATGTACAGGAACTCAGACAGCACGTCGATGACCAGATCACCTCAGCGCAAGATTCTGCCAGACGGGCGCACCCCGCAGACCCGCTGGCTTGATCGTCCGACTTGCCTGGCACCTGTGCGGATCTCGGTCGCGCATTCGCCCATGTGCCAGGCAAGTCGGATGGTCTTGAGGGGTCAGGCCGCCGGGGTGGGTTTGACGGAGCGGAGGAGGACGGTGGCTACGTCGATGACCTCGACGTCCTCCTGGCCCTTGGAGCGGACGCCGTCGGTGATCATGGTGGAGCAGAAGGGGCAGCCCACGGCAATGGTCTTCGCGCCGGTGGCCAGGGCCTCCTCGGTGCGCTCGACGTTGATCCGCTTGCCGATGCGCTCCTCCATCCACATGCGGGCGCCGCCCGCGCCGCAGCAGAACGAGCGCTCCTCGCGGCGGCCCATCTCCAGGATGCCGGTGCCGTCCCCTGCCGCGGTGGTCGCGCCCGCGCCGATGGCGGCGCCGAGGACCTCACGCGGCGGGGTGAAGACGCGGTTGTGGCGGCCCAGGTAGCACGGGTCGTGGTAGGTCAGGCCGCCGTCGACGGGCGCGACCGGGGTGAGCTTGCCGGTCTTGACCAGGTGCGCGAGCAGCTCGGTGTGGTGCACGACCTCGACCTCCAGGCCGAGCTCCTTGTACTCGTTGCCGAGGGTGTTGAAGCAGTGCGGGCAGGTCGCGACGATCTTCAGCGCGCCGGTTTCCTTGATCGTCTCGACGTTCTGCTGGGCGAGCATCTGGTACACGAACTCGTTGCCGATCCGCCGCGCCGGGTCGCCCGTACAGGTCTCGTTGTTGCCCAGGATCGCGAACTTGACCCCGGCCTCGTTGAGCAGGCTCGCCACGGCGCGCGTGGTCTTCTTGGCCTTGTCCTCGAAGGCGCCCGCGCAGCCGACCCAGAACAGGTACTCGAACTCCTCCACCTCGCCGACGCGCGGCACGGGGAAGTCCAGGCCCTTGGTCCAGTCCTCGCGGGTGTTGGGCGGAGCGCCCCACGGGTTGCCCTTGTTCTCCAGGTTGCGCAGCATCGCCCCGGCCTCGGACGGGAACGACGACTCGATCATGACCTGGTAGCGGCGCATGTCGACGATGTGGTCGACGTGCTCGATGTCGACCGGGCACTGCTCCACGCACGCCCCGCAGGTGGTGCAGGACCACAGCGCGTCGGGGTCGATGACGCCCAGCTCGGCGGCGCCGCCGATGAGCGGCCGCTCGGCCTCGGCCAGGGCGAGCACGTTGACGCCGGCGAGCTGCTCGGCGGTGCCCTTCTCCTCGCCGGTCAGGTCCTTGCCGCCGCCGGCCAGCAGGTAGGGGGCCTTGGCGTACGCGTGGTCGCGCAGGCTCAGCACGATCAGCTTCGGCGACAGGGGCTTGCCGGTGTTCCAGGCGGGGCACTGGGACTGGCAGCGGCCGCACTCGGTGCAGGTCGAGAAGTCCAGCAGGCCCTTCCACCCGAAGTGCTCGACCTGGGACACGCCGAAGGTGTCCTTCTCCGGGTCGGCCTCCTCCAGGTCGATCGGGGCGCCGTTGGAGGTCATCGGCTTGAGCGCGCCGAGCGCGGGCGCGCCGTCGGCGTTGCGCTTGAAGTAGATGTTGAAGAAGGCCAGGAACCGGTGCCAGGCCACGCCCATCGTCGGGTTGAGGCCGATCGTGATCGCCCAGCCCATCGACACGCAGATCTTGATCAGCGCGACGATCGTGATCGCGGTCAGCGAGGCGGGCAGCACCGCGCCGAGGGCGTGCGACAGCGGGGTGGCCCACGCCGGGTGGTGGAACAGCCCGGACGAGACCTTGAACCCGCGGATCAGGAAGCCCAGGACCAGGACCGTGATGATGATGTACTCGACGAAGTAGCCCTGCCACATCGTCGAGCCGGCGAAGCGCGAGTTGGACTGCTTGTTGGGGCGCTGGCGCAGCCGGATCGCGATCAGCACGAGGATCGCGGGGATGCCCAGGATGCCGATCCACTCGGTGACGAACGCGAACACGTCCCAGCCGCCGACGATCGGCAGCTCCCATGCCGGGTTGACCACCTCGAAGTAGGCGCCGGCCACCAGCGTGGACAGGATGATGAAGGAGATCATCACCAGCCAGTGCGCCGCGCCGACGACCGACCACTTGAACATCTTCGTGTGGCCGAACGTCTCGGTCAGCATGGTCTTCCACCGCGCGGCCCGGTCGCCCGAGCGCGTCGGGTCGGGCTGGCCCAGCCGGATCACCGCGAGCATCTGCCGTACCGCTCGCACGACCAGCACCACCGCGACCGCGGTCACGGCCAGCGCGATGACCGTGCTGACGATCTGAACGACGCCCATACCCACGCCTCCCTGCGTCGGATCAGCCCTGTGTATACGTCCCTCCGGAGCTTACGCCCTAGTTACCGTTCAGTAATGTGAGGGTTCGCACAGGCTGACCATCACCCTAGGTCAGCGGGCACGCTGCCGGGCGCGGACGGTCGGGACAGCGCCGAGGCCGCGGCACCGGCCGCGACCTCGGACGCGCGCTAACGTGGACGATTCGGAGAGGTCATCGCCACTTCGAGAGAAGACCCAGCGCGCCCACCATGGCGCCGAAGCCGACAGCCAGGTTCCAATACCCCCAACCCGCCACGGGGTAGAGCGTCTCGGACAGGTAGTACACGACGAGCCACGCGATGCCGAAAACGATCAGGGACACCGCTGTGATCGGCAGCCACATCGGGCTCGGCTTCTTCTCCGCGGCGGTGGCGTTGGGCAACACATCCGTCGGCGGCGTGTAGATCTTCTTCTTGCGGACCTGCGACTTCGGCACGGCTGTCTCCTGGAGGGGCCCTGCCCACACCGGTCGGTGACCTCGGGCATGGGCCTGAATAATGTTCGACAGATAGCGTAGTCAGGTTGTTGCGTTTTGGCACGGAGGGGGAGTGGTGGAATACACATCCGGCACCTCGTCATGGCGTAAGGCCGTGCTCCGGGCGGGTCGCGCGTTCGCCCGGCTGCCCGGCCGGCGCCGCAGCGGCTGGACGCTCGGCGTGCCCCTGATCGCGGCCGCGGCCGGCCTGCTCTTCACCATGAGCGCCACCGTCTCGGCCGGCACCTCGCTGCGCGAGGACCGGCGTGTCGCGCTCGGCGAGCTGATCAGCAAGAAGGAAGCCGAGACGCAGGACGCCCGGATGCGGGTCGATCAGCTGCGCAACGAGATCGACGGGCTGACCGACGCGCTGGCCGTCGGCGACGGCCCGGTCGCCCTGGAGCACGCCCGCGGTGAGGGCTACCTGTCCGCCGCCGGGCTGACCGCCGTACACGGGCGAGGGCTCACCGTGCGCATGGACGACGCCCCGAACAGCGCCGACGACCTCACCCCCGGCACCGCGACCCAGGACGACCTCGTCGTGCACCAGCAGGACGTGCAGGCCGTGGTGAACGCGCTCTGGGCGGGCGGCGCCGAGGCGATGACCATCATGAACGTCCGCGTCATCACCACCACCGCCGTGCAGTGTGTCGGCAACACCCTGCTGCTCGACGGCAAGCGCTACTCCCCGCCGTTCGTGATCTCGGCGATCGGCGACCCGGCCCGGCTCCAGGCCGCGCTGGACGCCGCCAAGGGCGTCCAGGCCTTCCGTGATGCTGTACGGGACTACGGCCTGGGATATAGCGTCACGCGCGAGGCGGACATCCAGGCACCCGCCTACCAGGGGTCCGTGCTGCTGCGCCATGCCTCGGTCCCGCGTTGACAAGCCGGAGAGCAGCATGAGCAGGCACAGGGCGTCGGAGCCCGAGGACGACCAGACGACCATGTTCCCCCGGGTGACCGACGAGCCCGCGGCGGATGCCTCGATCACCAGCGTGCTGCCCGTGGTGCCCGCCGACGCGACGACCGTGCTGCCGGTGATCTCGACGCCGCCGTCGCCGCGTCCCGCCGCGCCGGGAGCGGAGGCGCAGCCCTCCCCCTACGCGCCGGTGAGCCCGGCACCGCAGGCCGCCGCCCCGGTGAGCCCCGCCCCGGTGAGCCCGGCCGCGGCGAGCGACGAGACCACGTACCTGCCGCGGATCTCGGATGAGACCACCCAGCTCCCGCGGATCGCCAAGCCCGCGCCCTCGGTGGCGACCGGCCGCGCGACGGCCACCGACGAGACCGGCCTGCTCGGCGCGATCCCGCCCGCTCCCCCGCCGTCTGCCGACGAGCCCAAGCCGTCCCCCCGGCCGCGCTGGAGCGGCGAGCCGGAGCCGCCGCCGATCAAGGCCGTGCGGGCCGGTGAGAAGAACTACCGCAGCATCCACTCCGAGTACACCCGGACCACCTTCGGTTCGGTGCTGCGCATGACGCTGCGCGGCACCGGCGAGCTGATGATCACGGTCGGCCTGGTCATCCTGCTCTTCGCGGCGTACGAGGTGTGGGGCAAGACGGCCATCGTCGAGGGCCACCAGAGCGAGCTGGAGCAGCAGCTGAACTGGGGTGAGCCGGTCGTGGGCGCCCCGACGCCGACGCCCAGCCCGTCGGTCACCGGCAAGCCCAAGCCGCCGCCCGCCGGGCAGCCGGTCGCCAAGCTCTACATCCCCAAGCTGAACAAGCACTGGGTCGTGGTGCAGGGCGTGACGCAGAAGGACATCCGATACGCGCCGGGCCACTACCCGAACAGCGCGATGCCGGGCCAGGAGGGCAACTTCTCGGTCGCCGGGCACCGCAACCGGGCCACCTTCTGGGACCTGGACAAGCTCCACGGCGGCGACAAGATCGTCGTGGAGACCAAGGACATGTACTACGTGTACGAGGTGGCCAAGCAGCGCATCGTGCTGCCGTCCGCGGTCGAGGTGGTGCGGCCGGTGCCGCCGACCATGACCGCCGGCAAGCTGCTCACGCTGACCACGTGCAACCCGAAGTTCGACAACTACCAGCGTCTGATCATCCACGGGACGCTCGTGCACGAGCAGCCGCGCTCCGCCGGGCCGCCCGCCGAACTGGCAGGAGCCGCCTGATGTACGCCTGGATCTGGCGCAAGCTGCCCTTCGGCCTGCGCGGCAAGCTGGCCGGCTCGTTCGTGCTGCTCGGCATCGTCGGCGCGCTGCTGTGGTACGTGATCTTCCCGTGGGCGGAGCCGCTGCTCCCCTTCGACGATGTCCAGGTCGGCGACCCCGACAGCGGATACTCGCAGCTGGAGGACCCGTTCGAGATCCCCGGGGCACCCTCCGGCGAGCCCGACGATCACGAAATCCCGTACGAGACCGGGGACACCCCGGAGCCGTCCAGCTCGACCGCCAGGTGAGGGCCATGCGCGTTCTTGTGATCGACAACTACGACTCGTTCGTCTACAACCTCGTGCAGTACCTCGGCCAGCTCGGGGTGGAGTGCGAGGTCCGGCGCAACGACGAGATCAGCGTCGCCGAGGTGGGCAGGCTGGGCGCCGACGGCGTGCTGCTGTCCCCCGGCCCCGGCGCGCCCGAGTCGGCCGGCATCTGCCTGGACGTCATCGCCGAGTACGGCGGGAAGCTCCCGCTCTTCGGGGTGTGCCTGGGCCACCAGGCGATCGGCCAGGCGTTCGGCGCCACGGTGACCCGCGCCCCGGAGCTGCTGCACGGAAAGACGTCGCAGGTCACGCACACCGGCGCGGGTGTGCTGGCCGGTCTGCCGGACCCGTTCACGGCGACCCGCTACCACTCGCTCGCCGTCGTCGAGGACACCCTGCCCGCCGAGATCGAGGTGACGGGGCGGACCGAATCGGGGGTGGTGATGGCGATGCGGCACCGCACCCTGCCGATCGAGGGCGTGCAGTTCCACCCCGAGTCGGTGCTCACCCAGGGCGGCCACCTGATGCTGGCCAACTGGCTGGCGTCCTGCGGCCACACCGAGGCCCTCGACCGTGCCCCGGCCCTGGCCGAAGAGGTCGAGCAGCGCCGCCTCGCCGCCTTCCCGGCGTAACCACCCGCGAACGAAACGGCGCCCGTCCCCGAGGGGACGGGCGCCGTTTCCATGTCTCGGCGGTTACTCCGATGGCGACGGGCTGGGCGACGGCGACTCCTGTGCCTTCGCCTTGAACACCACGATGGTGACCTTGCTGCCCTTCGGCTTCAGGGTGCTCTGGCCGGGGTTCTGGTTCTGCACCGTGCCGACCCGGCTCGGATCGTCGGTCTCCTCGCCCTGGCGCACCTCGACCTCGAAGCCGAGCCGCTTCAGCTCCGCGGTGGCCGCCTCCTCCGACATGCCGATCACGCGCGGCACGGCCACCTGGTTGCCCTTGGAGACCTTCACCTCGACGGTCGAGCCCTCGGCCACCTCCTCGCCGGCGGGCGGGTTCGTGTCGATCACAGTGCCTGCGGCCTTGTCGCTGTCCACCGGCACGAACTGCGGCACCAGATTGAGCTTGCGCAGCGCGTCCTCGGCGAACGCCTGGGTGAGGTCCTTCAGCGGAGGCACCGTCTGGAGCGGCGCGCCGTTGCAGATCTGGTAGACGACCTCGGCCTTCTCCTTCACCGCCTCGCCCTGGGCCGGGTCCTGCTCCACCACGGTGTTCTTGCGGCAGTCCGTGTTCAGCACCGGCTCCCCGATCTTCGGGGTCAAACCGGCGCTGGTCAGCAGAGCCTTGGCTTCGGCCTCGGTCTTGCCCATCAGGTTGGGGACCGGGATGTCCTTGGGCTGGTTGGCCAGGATCAGGCCCGCGGTCAGCGCGACCACGGCCAGCACACCGAGCGCGGTGAGGGTGGCGATGACCCAGCCCGAGGCGCGGCGGCGTCGCGCGTCGCCCACCCGGGCGGGAGCGTTGCGGCCGGTGCCGGTGCGCGCCGGCGCCGTCATCGGGATGGTCTGCTCCTCGCGCAGCACCGGGGTCGCCATGACCGGGCGGCCCGCGGCGGCGCGCAGCAGATCGGCCCGCATCTCACCGGCCGACTGGTAGCGGTTGGCGGGGTTCTTCGACAGCGCCTTGAGCACCACCGCGTCGATGTCGGGGGTGACATCGCGGTTGGACTCGCTGGGCGCCGGCGGCTCCTCCCGTACGTGCTGGTAGGCCACGGCCACGGGGGAGTCGCCGACGAACGGCGGGTGCCCGCAGAGCAGCTCGAAGAGCACGCAGCCAGCCGCGTAGACGTCCGAGCGGGCGTCGACGGCCTCACCGCGCGCCTGCTCGGGAGAC
The Catellatospora sp. IY07-71 DNA segment above includes these coding regions:
- a CDS encoding peptidoglycan recognition family protein; this encodes MSPRIPLRRLAVLTAAGVGLAAGLVPVAAQAEPPPSRQADYQAAAEEYGVPVAVLLGVSYLESRWDANAGTPSTSGGYGPMHLTDATYVAAQPTAVPENVEPAVPEDARGDDSRPKAAGHPTDAPPPAEAALHTLPAAAALTGLSAEALRTDPVANIRGGAALLASYQQQLDGPRGADSDPNAWYAAVARYSGADNEQAAAAFADEVYATLRDGASRTTDEGHPLALPGRGVNPVKEWLSRLGLPRLERPDGIECPIDISCESLPAPYQAFGDGDYGNHDLGNRPQSQRIEYIVIHDTEGSWATTLRLISDPTYVSWHYTLRSVDGHIAQHVKSKNVAWHAGNWFVNAKAIGLEHEGFAAHGGWYTEALYRTSAKLVRHLALRLGIPLDRNHIIGHDNVPGTISSTISGMHWDPGPYWDWAHYFELLKAPFRGLPEPLAGHAGLVTLNPDYATNKPAFTGCTGAGTNPCPARSSSSVILRTAPNLTAPLVRDPGRCGTKASTMTVSDHCARGSAGQTFAVAERTAEWTAIWYLGQKAWFRNADAGPLWNTGFLVEPKPGLASIPVFGRAYPEAAAYPAGVPVQAVSAYTQYTIAAGQRYAAGPVLTSEYYRASTFDWSSPGDGTVIRGDTQYVQIQFGHRIGYVKRDDVVIRPAVVY
- a CDS encoding C40 family peptidase; the protein is MSPLRTASRSLTRVLVLVAALLVGLAPALPAHAEPDTIAEIEAEISKTWEKLEPLIEEYNKVHSDLKKLQKKATAIEQKLSPLRLTVEVTRTRVGVIAAEYYKGGRSAQVNAMLSGGSPKQFADQLMILEYLAHDKQQQIAATTEAKAKYDVEKSALDAAIAEQKAKDADMAAKKKVIEAQMTELQKLRTRAYGSGAPGGSLKIGSACPAQMGSGKGQIAAAWACKQISKKYVWGSAGPNTFDCSGLTQQAWKQAGVSLSHYTKDQWGEGTRVSAANARVGDLVFFFSDLHHVGIYVGTVGGERVMVHAPHTGDVVRMAYIKYMPVAGYVRPS
- a CDS encoding hemolysin family protein, which encodes MTELLITVGLLLGNAFFVGAEFALIASRRTVIEPKAQTSRPAKWALSAMNQIPLMIAGAQLGITLCSLALGAIAEPALAHFIEKPFGALGLPQNMLHPTAFVIALLIVVFLHTVIGEMVPKNITLAGPEASVLWLGPPMLAFCVATKPLLVAMKWAARQVLRLWRIEAADAVKTVFTAEELAGLVAQAHTEGLLDPEQHARIAGALALNQRTAADALRPWSSVTSVTDDTSPATLEVLATRTGRSRFPVVSRGSRRVLGFVHIKDVLGMEGASRREPIPGGLIRPLAIVPPDRSLAELLLSMRRERRHIVLVSEGQVPVGVVTLDDVLNAIMAPAA
- a CDS encoding hemolysin family protein is translated as MSEFLYILLFVLLTLGTAFFVAAEFALVTVDRAEIDTRAERGERPARTVRRALRELSFQLSGAQLGITLTALLTGYLAEPALRPLVEPMGLSAGWSHAISLGIATLFSMLFGELVPKNAALSRPMPVALRTAGPMRVFSNVFKLLINALNETANWLVRRMGIEPQEELASARSPEELGLLAAISAQAGALPTETALLLQRTVRFSDKHAAEAMTPRIDVVGLSGSATVAELFEAVRETGHSRFPVYEQTLDTVTGVVSVNDALAVPPARRALTTVAAVAREPVLVPGSLDLDKVVAALRAGRSDFAIVVDEYGGTDGVVTIEDLVEELVGEIADEHDTAEEEESGSVEVTVPGGVRTWLVDGMLREDELDEQTGFRLPEGPYETLAGFLMAELGRIPGVGDTVLANDWEFTVVEMDRHRVEQVRLVRLAGDDDD
- a CDS encoding (Fe-S)-binding protein translates to MGVVQIVSTVIALAVTAVAVVLVVRAVRQMLAVIRLGQPDPTRSGDRAARWKTMLTETFGHTKMFKWSVVGAAHWLVMISFIILSTLVAGAYFEVVNPAWELPIVGGWDVFAFVTEWIGILGIPAILVLIAIRLRQRPNKQSNSRFAGSTMWQGYFVEYIIITVLVLGFLIRGFKVSSGLFHHPAWATPLSHALGAVLPASLTAITIVALIKICVSMGWAITIGLNPTMGVAWHRFLAFFNIYFKRNADGAPALGALKPMTSNGAPIDLEEADPEKDTFGVSQVEHFGWKGLLDFSTCTECGRCQSQCPAWNTGKPLSPKLIVLSLRDHAYAKAPYLLAGGGKDLTGEEKGTAEQLAGVNVLALAEAERPLIGGAAELGVIDPDALWSCTTCGACVEQCPVDIEHVDHIVDMRRYQVMIESSFPSEAGAMLRNLENKGNPWGAPPNTREDWTKGLDFPVPRVGEVEEFEYLFWVGCAGAFEDKAKKTTRAVASLLNEAGVKFAILGNNETCTGDPARRIGNEFVYQMLAQQNVETIKETGALKIVATCPHCFNTLGNEYKELGLEVEVVHHTELLAHLVKTGKLTPVAPVDGGLTYHDPCYLGRHNRVFTPPREVLGAAIGAGATTAAGDGTGILEMGRREERSFCCGAGGARMWMEERIGKRINVERTEEALATGAKTIAVGCPFCSTMITDGVRSKGQEDVEVIDVATVLLRSVKPTPAA
- a CDS encoding cell division protein CrgA, which translates into the protein MPKSQVRKKKIYTPPTDVLPNATAAEKKPSPMWLPITAVSLIVFGIAWLVVYYLSETLYPVAGWGYWNLAVGFGAMVGALGLLSKWR
- a CDS encoding DUF881 domain-containing protein, with amino-acid sequence MEYTSGTSSWRKAVLRAGRAFARLPGRRRSGWTLGVPLIAAAAGLLFTMSATVSAGTSLREDRRVALGELISKKEAETQDARMRVDQLRNEIDGLTDALAVGDGPVALEHARGEGYLSAAGLTAVHGRGLTVRMDDAPNSADDLTPGTATQDDLVVHQQDVQAVVNALWAGGAEAMTIMNVRVITTTAVQCVGNTLLLDGKRYSPPFVISAIGDPARLQAALDAAKGVQAFRDAVRDYGLGYSVTREADIQAPAYQGSVLLRHASVPR